The following coding sequences are from one Panicum hallii strain FIL2 chromosome 5, PHallii_v3.1, whole genome shotgun sequence window:
- the LOC112891984 gene encoding elongation factor 2-like — MVKFTAEELRAIMDKKNNIRNMSVIAHVDHGKSTLTDSLVAAAGIIAQEVAGDVRMTDTRADEAERGITIKSTGISLYYEMTPESLKNYKGERDGNQYLINLIDSPGHVDFSSEVTAALRITDGALVVVDCIEGVCVQTETVLRQALGERIRPVLTVNKMDRCFLELQVEGEEAYQTFSRVIENANVIMATYEDKLLGDVQVYPEKGTVAFSAGLHGWAFTLTNFAKMYASKFGVDETKMMERLWGENFFDPATKKWTTKNTGSASCKRGFVQFCYEPIKQIINTCMNDQKDKLWPMLQKLNVTMKADEKELVGKALMKRVMQTWLPASTALLEMMIFHLPSPAKAQKYRVENLYEGPLDDIYATAIRNCDPEGPLMLYVSKMIPASDKGRFFAFGRVFSGKVATGMKVRIMGPNYVPGQKKDLYVKSVQRTVIWMGKKQESVEDVPCGNTVAMVGLDQFITKNATLTNEKEADACPIRAMKFSVSPVVRVAVQCKVASDLPKLVEGLKRLAKSDPMVLCTIEESGEHIIAGAGELHLEICLKDLQEDFMGGAEIIVSPPVVSFRETVLEKSCRTVMSKSPNKHNRLYMEARPLEEGLAEAIDEGRIGPRDDPKVRSKILSEEFGWDKDLAKKIWCFGPETTGPNMVVDMCKGVQYLNEIKDSVVAGFQWASKEGALAEENMRGICFEVCDVVLHADAIHRGGGQVIPTARRVIYASQLTAKPRLLEPVYLVEIQAPENALGGIYGVLNQKRGHVFEEMQRPGTPLYNIKAYLPVIESFGFSSQLRAATSGQAFPQCVFDHWDMMSSDPLEAGSQAAQLVLDIRKRKGLKEQMTPLSEFEDKL; from the exons ATGGTGAAGTTCACGGCGGAGGAGCTCCGTGCCATCATGGACAAAAAGAACAACATCCGTAATATGTCTGTTATTGCTCACGTGGACCACG GCAAGTCTACCCTTACAGACTCCCTTGTGGCAGCTGCTGGGATTATTGCCCAGGAAGTTGCTGGTGATGTTCGCATGACAGATACTCGTGCAGATGAGGCAGAGCGTGGTATTACAATCAAGTCCACTGGTATCTCTCTTTACTATGAGATGACTCCGGAGTCACTGAAGAATTACAAAGGTGAGAGAGATGGTAACCAGTACTTGATCAACCTTATTGACTCACCTGGGCACGTCGATTTTTCTTCGGAAGTCACAGCTGCACTTCGTATAACCGATGGTGCTCTAGTGGTGGTTGACTGTATTGAAGGTGTCTGTGTCCAAACTGAGACTGTGCTCCGCCAGGCTCTTGGTGAGAGGATTAGACCAGTCCTTACTGTGAACAAGATGGACAGGTGCTTCCTTGAGCTTCAGGTTGAGGGTGAGGAAGCCTACCAGACTTTCTCCCGTGTCATTGAGAATGCCAACGTCATTATGGCAACATACGAAGATAAACTCCTTGGTGATGTCCAAGTCTACCCGGAGAAGGGTACTGTTGCTTTCTCTGCTGGTCTGCATGGCTGGGCCTTCACCCTCACCAACTTTGCCAAGATGTATGCATCCAAGTTTGGAGTTGATGAAACTAAGATGATGGAGAGGCTCTGGGGTGAGAACTTCTTTGACCCAGCCACGAAGAAGTGGACCACCAAGAACACAGGCTCTGCTTCCTGCAAGAGAGGATTCGTTCAGTTCTGCTATGAGCCCATCAAGCAAATCATCAACACCTGCATGAACGACCAGAAGGACAAGTTGTGGCCCATGCTTCAAAAGCTTAATGTTACCATGAAGGCTGATGAGAAGGAATTGGTTGGCAAGGCTTTGATGAAGCGTGTTATGCAAACCTGGCTTCCAGCTAGTACTGCACTGCTTGAGATGATGATATTCCACCTTCCTTCCCCAGCAAAGGCACAGAAGTATCGTGTGGAGAACTTGTATGAGGGACCCCTTGATGATATCTATGCTACTGCCATCAGGAACTGTGACCCGGAGGGTCCTCTCATGCTGTATGTTTCAAAGATGATTCCAGCATCTGACAAAGGGCGGTTCTTTGCCTTTGGTCGTGTCTTCTCCGGAAAGGTTGCTACTGGTATGAAGGTTCGGATCATGGGTCCCAACTATGTGCCTGGCCAGAAGAAGGATTTGTACGTCAAGAGTGTCCAGCGTACTGTTATCTGGATGGGAAAGAAACAAGAGTCAGTTGAGGATGTTCCCTGTGGTAACACTGTTGCTATGGTCGGTCTGGATCAGTTCATAACAAAGAATGCTACACTGACTAATGAGAAGGAAGCTGATGCCTGCCCAATCAGAGCAATGAAGTTCTCTGTCTCCCCTGTTGTGCGTGTTGCTGTTCAGTGCAAGGTTGCCTCTGACCTACCCAAGCTAGTTGAAGGTTTGAAGCGTCTGGCAAAGTCTGATCCTATGGTCCTCTGTACCATTGAAGAATCTGGTGAGCATATTATTGCTGGAGCTGGTGAGCTTCACCTTGAGATCTGTCTGAAGGATCTGCAGGAAGACTTCATGGGTGGTGCTGAAATTATTGTTTCCCCGCCTGTTGTCTCTTTCCGTGAAACTGTTCTTGAGAAATCCTGCAGAACAGTCATGAGCAAGTCCCCCAACAAGCACAACCGTCTTTACATGGAAGCCCGGCCGTTGGAAGAGGGTCTTGCTGAGGCTATTGATGAGGGACGCATTGGTCCACGTGATGATCCCAAGGTGCGGTCCAAGATCCTCTCTGAGGAGTTTGGGTGGGACAAGGATCTTGCCAAGAAGATTTGGTGCTTTGGACCTGAGACCACCGGCCCGAACATGGTTGTTGATATGTGTAAGGGAGTGCAGTATCTCAATGAAATCAAGGATTCTGTTGTGGCTGGCTTCCAGTGGGCCTCAAAGGAGGGAGCGCTTGCTGAGGAGAACATGCGTGGCATTTGCTTTGAGGTCTGTGATGTTGTTCTTCATGCTGATGCCATTCACAGGGGTGGTGGCCAGGTCATTCCAACTGCCAGGAGGGTCATCTATGCTTCTCAGCTCACGGCCAAGCCAAGGCTGCTCGAGCCAGTGTACCTTGTGGAGATCCAGGCTCCCGAGAATGCACTTGGTGGTATCTACGGTGTTCTGAACCAGAAGAGAGGGCACGTGTTTGAGGAGATGCAGAGGCCGGGGACCCCGCTCTACAACATCAAGGCTTACCTCCCTGTCATCGAGTCCTTTGGGTTCTCCAGCCAACTGAGGGCTGCAACCTCTGGTCAGGCGTTCCCTCAGTGTGTGTTTGACCACTGGGACATGATGAGCTCTGATCCTTTGGAGGCTGGCTCCCAGGCTGCTCAGCTGGTGTTGGACATCCGCAAGAGGAAGGGTCTCAAGGAGCAGATGACTCCTCTCTCTGAGTTTGAGGACAAGCTCTAA
- the LOC112893019 gene encoding zinc finger BED domain-containing protein RICESLEEPER 2, with protein sequence MAEETANDTQVAQENEVAPNNEAVQADELVQADELIQGEEINQGDELAHGDDFVQGNELAVAEETTPRTGTRRRRKKSLVWEHFTIEEVAGGVTRACCNLCKQTFAYSSGSKIAGTSHLKRHITLGSCPKIKNQEQRLALPSAGGTDNDGEGTVERRTKRRYRYTGYANAAFDQDRSCSYLAKMIIQHDYPLHIVQQPAFSTFIESLQPRFKIVDVDTMEGEVYSVYQKEKENLLQAFNTIPGRISLTIGLWTTSQTLGYVSLAGQFIDSEWKVHRRMLSFMMVSSPHSENALSEAISMTLSDWNMKDKLFTITLDNECSSHDIYSANLRDYLSNKNNLMLKGQLFVVRCYAHILNAVAQDIIASIHGVIYNIRESIKFIKASSAREEKFAEIALQLEIPSTKTLCLDVTTQWNTTYLMLLAALDYKQAFTTLETCDDNYNEAPSGEDWKKVEAACTYLKLLYDSAHSIMASTNPTSNLFFHEAWKLQLELSNGTGHEDPVFSSIAKDMHERFDKYWKDCSLVLAIAVVMDPRFKMKLVEFSYSKIYGAEAAKYVKVVNDAVHELYKEYVAQPLPLTPAYAEQGEANNGPANANNSHGAPGSTGDGLLDFDMYLSEIQSSQPSKSELEQYLDESLTPRIQEFDILDWWKLNTVKFPTLSKMARDILAIPMSMVSSGSSIFSAGTGSRMLDDYRSSLRPEIVEALVCAKDWLQYSAPVTEAPSSALVKAEGS encoded by the coding sequence ATGGCTGAGGAAACCGCCAATGACACTCAGGTGGCCCAAGAAAATGAGGTTGCTCCCAATAATGAGGCAGTCCAAGCAGATGAATTGGTCCAAGCTGATGAGTTGATACAAGGTGAAGAAATCAATCAAGGTGATGAGTTAGCCCATGGTGATGATTTTGTGCAAGGAAATGAGTTGGCCGTTGCTGAGGAAACGACCCCTCGGACTGGAACCAGACGGAGGAGAAAGAAGTCCTTGGTATGGGAACACTTCACCATCGAAGAAGTTGCTGGAGGGGTCACACGGGCATGCTGCAATCTCTGCAAGCAAACCTTTGCTTACAGCTCTGGCTCGAAGATTGCTGGGACTAGCCATCTCAAGAGGCACATTACCTTGGGTTCTTGTCCTAAGATAAAGAATCAAGAGCAGAGGCTGGCACTGCCTTCAGCAGGAGGTACTGACAATGATGGTGAGGGAACTGTGGAGCGGCGAACCAAGAGACGATACAGATATACTGGTTATGCAAATGCTGCTTTTGATCAAGACCGCAGTTGCTCCTACCTGGCGAAGATGATCATTCAGCATGACTACCCGCTTCACATTGTTCAACAGCCGGCATTCAGCACTTTTATTGAGAGTCTGCAGCCACGTTTCAAGATTGTGGATGTTGATACGATGGAGGGAGAGGTGTATTCTGTTTAtcagaaagaaaaggagaaccTGCTTCAAGCATTCAACACTATACCTGGAAGGATCAGCCTCACCATAGGATTGTGGACAACGAGTCAGACTCTTGGCTATGTTTCACTTGCAGGGCAGTTTATCGACTCTGAGTGGAAAGTACACCGAAGAATGCTTAGCTTCATGATGGTGTCATCTCCTCATTCAGAGAATGCACTTAGTGAAGCAATTAGCATGACCCTTTCTGACTGGAATATGAAGGACAAACTATTCACCATCACATTGGATAATGAATGTTCCTCACATGACATTTACAGTGCAAATCTGAGGGATTATCTATCCAACAAGAACAATCTCATGCTTAAGGGACAGCTGTTTGTTGTGAGGTGCTATGCCCATATCCTTAATGCTGTCGCCCAAGACATCATTGCTTCAATTCACGGTGTTATCTACAATATCCGTGAAAGCATAAAGTTCATAAAAGCTTCTTCTGCCCGTGAAGAGAAGTTTGCTGAGATTGCTCTGCAGCTGGAGATTCCCAGTACGAAGACCCTCTGTCTGGATGTCACAACCCAGTGGAACACCACTTATCTGATGTTACTGGCTGCCTTGGATTATAAGCAGGCTTTCACTACACTTGAGACCTGTGATGATAACTACAATGAAGCTCCTTCAGGAGAGGATTGGAAGAAAGTTGAGGCTGCCTGTACTTACCTGAAACTACTATATGACTCTGCGCACAGCATCATGGCATCAACAAACCCAACTTCAAACCTTTTCTTCCATGAAGCCTGGAAGCTTCAGCTAGAACTATCAAATGGCACAGGACATGAAGATCCCGTTTTCAGTAGCATTGCCAAAGATATGCATGAGAGGTTTGACAAGTACTGGAAAGATTGCAGCCTTGTGCTAGCCATTGCTGTCGTCATGGATCCACGTTTCAAGATGAAGCTTGTTGAGTTCAGTTACTCCAAGATTTATGGGGCTGAGGCTGCAAAGTATGTTAAGGTGGTCAATGATGCTGTGCATGAGCTGTATAAGGAGTATGTTGCTCAGCCACTCCCACTGACCCCAGCCTATGCTGAGCAAGGCGAAGCTAATAATGGGCCAGCCAATGCGAATAACAGTCATGGAGCTCCTGGTTCCACTGGTGATGGGCTTCTTGACTTTGATATGTACCTTTCCGAGATCCAGAGTAGCCAGCCCTCAAAATCTGAACTAGAACAGTACCTGGATGAGTCCCTCACTCCACGTATCCAGGAGTTTGATATTCTGGACTGGTGGAAGCTTAACACAGTCAAGTTTCCAACCCTTTCTAAAATGGCCCGTGATATCTTGGCCATTCCAATGTCTATGGTAAGCAGCGGCAGCTCCATATTCTCTGCTGGAACAGGAAGTCGCATGCTTGATGACTACAGAAGCTCTCTTCGTCCTGAGATTGTGGAGGCACTTGTCTGTGCCAAAGACTGGCTCCAGTACTCAGCACCTGTCACCGAGGCTCCAAGTTCTGCACTGGTCAAGGCTGAAGGATCATAG
- the LOC112894357 gene encoding uncharacterized protein LOC112894357, whose protein sequence is MAAVKVSGPKKVVAVDDAAVAVKVAKGRWALAVQSFLALSVVALCALLYAPRFFSAPEPHGAIVGFFAPRSTSGASSVEQLGLEHVGLGGGDADREGGGAPRQVLDNQVGSPCSSLTSHSICCDRSDYHSDVCFMAGDVRTDAASLSLLLFPPAAPAGGAAAVAVEERIRPYTRKWDGYITKTIHEVRLRAARPEEAAAHRCDVRHDAPVIVMTAGGYSHNLFHVFNDGFLPLWLTVQHLRRRVVLAVLAYSPRWAGTYGEIISGLSGYHVVDLLRDRRTHCFPGAIVGTRYHDYLAVNSTRLRDSKTIVDFHRFLADAYDEQPKDSSGSQPAATPPGRPRLGIVSRRGRRVIENQSAVARLAASVGFDVDIMETATGAPLSAVYASVSSYDALVGVHGADLTTLLFLRPGRAALAQIAPLGIALLSRNLFGVPASRMGLRYEQYDVSAAESSLSRRYPPGHVVVADPARARREQGGKEWELVEHVYLRGQNVSLDLDRFRETLARMHSRLKEEPQGQVPKSADALPKM, encoded by the coding sequence ATGGCGGCGGTGAAGGTGTCCGGCCCCAAGAAGGTCGTCGCCGTGGACGACGCGGCGGTGGCCGTCAAGGTGGCCAAGGGGAGATGGGCGCTCGCCGTGCAGTCCTTCCTCGCGCTCTCCGTCGTCGCCCTGTGCGCGCTCCTCTATGCCCCGCGCTTCTTCTCCGCGCCCGAACCGCACGGCGCCATCGTCGGCTTCTTCGCGCCCAGATCGACGAGCGGTGCGTCGTCGGTGGAGCAACTCGGGCTAGAGCACGtcggcctcggcggcggcgatgcggatcgggagggcggcggcgcgccgcgACAGGTTCTCGACAACCAGGTGGGCTCCCCGTGCTCGTCGCTGACCAGCCACAGCATCTGCTGCGACCGCTCGGACTACCACTCCGACGTCTGCTTCATGGCCGGCGACGTGCGCACGGACGCCGCGTCCCTCTCGCTCCTGCTgttcccgccggcggcgcccgccggaggggccgccgccgtcgccgtggagGAGCGGATACGGCCCTACACCCGCAAGTGGGACGGGTACATCACCAAGACCATCCACGAGGTGAGGCTCCGGGCGGCCCGGCCGGAGGAGGCCGCCGCGCACCGGTGCGACGTCCGGCACGACGCGCCGGTCATCGTCATGACGGCGGGGGGGTACAGCCACAACCTGTTCCACGTGTTCAACGACGGGTTCCTGCCGCTGTGGCTGACAGTGcagcacctccgccgccgcgtcgtgctcGCGGTGCTCGCGTACAGCCCGCGGTGGGCCGGCACGTACGGCGAGATCATCTCCGGCCTCTCGGGGTACCACGTCGTCGACCTGCTCAGGGACCGGAGGACGCACTGCTTCCCCGGCGCCATCGTCGGAACCCGCTACCACGACTACCTCGCCGTCAACTCCACGCGGCTCCGGGACAGCAAGACCATCGTCGACTTCCACCGGTTCCTCGCCGACGCGTACGACGAGCAGCCCAAAGACAGCAGCGGCAGCCAGCCGGCGGCGACACCGCCGGGGCGGCCAAGGCTCGGGATCGTGTCGCGCAGGGGGAGGCGCGTGATCGAGAACCAGTCGGCcgtggcgcggctggcggcgtcGGTCGGGTTCGACGTCGACATCATGGAGACGGCCACCGGGGCGCCGCTCTCGGCCGTGTACGCGTCGGTGAGCTCGTACGACGCGCTGGTGGGCGTGCACGGCGCGGACCTGACCACGCTCCTGTTCCTTCGCCCCGGCCGCGCGGCGCTCGCCCAGATCGCGCCGCTGGGCATCGCCCTGCTCTCGCGCAACCTCTTCGGCGTGCCGGCGTCGAGGATGGGGCTGCGCTACGAGCAGTACGACGTGAGCGCGGCCGAGAGCTCGCTGAGCCGCAGGTACCCGCCGGGCCACGTCGTCGTGGCCGACCCGGCGAGGGCGAGGAGGGAGCAGGGGGGGAAGGAGTGGGAGCTCGTGGAGCACGTGTACCTGCGCGGGCAGAACGTGAGCCTGGACCTCGACAGGTTCCGGGAGACGCTGGCCAGGATGCACTCCCGGCTGAAGGAGGAGCCACAAGGACAGGTGCCCAAAAGTGCAGATGCGTTACCTAAAATGTAG
- the LOC112895010 gene encoding chaperone protein dnaJ 20, chloroplastic-like, whose product MPHLAATPPTSSAAALPTGAGRVAFRTSWTVPRPVARRLRLRARGVRREGGGSSVRTEEQETEATTRTFYDLLGISAEGSADEVRAAYRRLALKYHPDVSPPGAAAENTRRFIEVQEAYETLSDPSRRASYDRALARGVCRLAFSGSRSHRAYYHHQDHEEKSGWRRSWEDQIAELKRRSMTKDSDENLSWGARMRRRRAEASSAE is encoded by the exons ATgccccacctcgccgccactCCCCCcacttcctccgccgccgccctccccacTGGCGCCGGCCGCGTCGCGTTCCGGACCTCGTGGACCGTCCCGCGGCCGGTGGCGCGACGCCTGCGCCTGCGCGCGCGGGGCGTCCggcgggagggcggcggcagcagcgtgCGAACAGAGGAGCAGGAGACGGAGGCGACGACGCGGACGTTCTACGACCTGCTCGGGATCTCGGCGGAGGGGAGCGCCGACGAGGTCCGGGCGGCCTACAGGCGGCTGGCGCTCAAGTACCACCCGGACGTGTCCCCGccgggcgccgcggcggagaACACCCGCCGCTTCATCGAGGTGCAGGAGGCCTACGAGACGCTCTCcgacccgagccgccgcgccagCTACGACCGTGCGCTCGCCCGTGGCGTCTGCCGCCTCGCCTTCTCCGGCTCCCGCTCCCATCGCGCCTACTACCACCACCAG GACCATGAAGAGAAATCTGGCTGGAGAAGATCTTGGGAAGACCAGATTGCGGAACTGAAGAGGAGGAGCATGACGAAGGATTCAGACGAGAACCTGTCGTGGGGAGCTCGGATGCGGAGAAGAAGGGCCGAGGCATCATCAGCAGAATAA
- the LOC112895927 gene encoding msx2-interacting protein, with amino-acid sequence MAAPKPIWVRQAEEAKLKSEAETAAAAKAAFDATFKALAASSAAGSGDDEQDPDPAPPSPDEPASPGSDDDAPAPPGPVDPSKCSAAGPGIAGGNAGTPATFTVIAKDRHSRRLTAGGACVRARVSPAAGVGGDDLDGAVKDNGDGSYTVTYAVPKRGNYMVHVELDGSPVMGSPFPVFFSGSTATPTAAFPSALPSVSSAYPNMVNQTMPNMPNYTGAPSSAFPSLLGAMPSSSTGSSGGVVLPGVGASLGEICRDYINGRCTKSDTDCKFTHPPQQLLMTLLAATSSVSALGSTPMAPSAAAMAAAQAIMAAQALQAHAAQAKAAGEASGSKDKAVEADTLKKTVQISNLSPILSVDYIKQLFGICGKVVDCTITDTKHFAYVEYSKPEEATTALQLNNRNVGGRPLNVEMAKSLPPKANNNLPMMMQQAVQLQQMQFQQALLMQQTIATQQAAARAATMKSATEAAAARAAEISRKLKAEGFGGDSVEEKNAKGKSRSPSPPTRRSKSRSRSPIKYRRSRRSRSYSPPVRRSREHRSRSPSRSRHSKYGSDRSHRDDRDRYSRSGRRESDRSRDHHSSSSRRNRSRSKSPRHKKPSRDDSRSPKQQREESISPSKSRSARAGSRSPRPHKGSKSSPTRERHSRRTRHSRSRSPERKHRHSDKKDSRRSEVQDDKRRSHRDRGNRGDKDEKSVKDEVERSHRGNRGDKDDRSVKDEVERSHRGNRGDKDERSVKDEAERSQRGNRGDKDERSVKDEAERSRRGDKDEHPVQDPVEDRRVDTSAAAHKRSSTVSEDEILNNNSSNHKKSRRDDGLEDDERNDVCAAVADINGKHGPEVDGSLGGTGESAI; translated from the exons ATGGCGGCGCCCAAGCCCATCTGGGTGCGCCAGGCCGAGGAGGCCAAGCTCAAGTCCGAGGCcgagaccgccgccgccgccaaggcCGCCTTCGACGCGACCTTCAAGGCGCTCGCTGCGTCCTCCGCCGCCGGGTCCGGCGACGACGAACAGGACCCCGACCCCGCCCCGCCTTCCCCGGACGAGCCAGCCTCCCCCGGCTCCGACGACGACGCCCCGGCCCCGCCCGGCCCGGTCGACCCGTCCAAGTGCTCCGCCGCGGGGCCCGGCAtcgccggcgggaacgccggCACGCCCGCCACCTTCACCGTCATCGCCAAGGACCGCCACAGCCGGAggctcaccgccggcggcgcgtgcgtgcgtgcgcgcgTCTCCCCTGCCGCGGGGGTCGGCGGGGACGACCTCGACGGCGCCGTCAAGGACAACGGGGACGGATCCTACACGGTGACCTACGCCGTCCCCAAGCGCGGCAACTATATGGTCCACGTCGAGCTTGACGGCTCGCCCGTCATGGGGAGCCCCTTCCCCGTCTTCTTCAGCGGCTCCACTGCCACACCGACGGCTGCTTTCCCCTCCGCACTACCGTCCGTCAGCTCAGCCTACCCAAACATGGTCAATCAGACCATGCCCAATATGCCCAACTACACAGGCGCGCCCTCCAGTGCCTTCCCCAGCCTCCTCGGGGCCATGCCTAGTTCATCCACTGGTTCCTCTGGTGGAGTTGTCCTGCCGGGGGTTGGTGCCTCGCTGGGGGAGATATGCCGGGACTACATCAACGGGAGGTGCACAAAGTCTGACACTGACTGTAAGTTCACCCACCCGCCACAGCAGCTGCTGATGACGTTGCTTGCTGCTACGTCGTCTGTCAGTGCACTTGGCAGTACACCCATGGCACCATCTGCAGCTGCCATGGCAGCTGCTCAGGCCATCATGGCTGCCCAGGCACTGCAGGCACATGCTGCACAGGCTAAAGCTGCAGGAGAGGCTTCAG GTTCAAAGGATAAAGCTGTTGAAGCTGATACCCTGAAGAAAACTGTTCAAATTAGCAACTTGAGTCCAATTCTTAGTGTGGATTATATTAAGCAGCTATTTGGGATATGTGGTAAAGTTGTCGATTGTACCATCACGGATACGAAACATTTTGCTTATGTTGAGTACTCCAAACCTGAAGAAGCAACTACAGCGTTGCAACTCAATAACAGGAATGTTGGTGGTCGTCCGTTGAATGTGGAGATGGCAAAATCTCTTCCTCCTAAAGCTAATAATAACTTGCCTATGATGATGCAACAAGCTGTTCAGCTGCAGCAGATGCAATTCCAGCAGGCTCTATTAATGCAACAGACAATAGCAACCCAACAGGCTGCTGCACGTGCGGCCACTATGAAATCTGCCACTGAAGCTGCTGCAGCAAGGGCTGCTGAGATAAGCAGGAAGTTAAAGGCAGAGGGATTTGGTGGGGACAGCGTGGAAGAAAAGAATGCTAAAGGGAAGTCAAG ATCACCGTCACCCCCTACTCGTAGATCAAAATCTCGGTCAAGATCACCTATCAAGTATCGTAGGAGCCGGCGATCCCGCTCCTACTCTCCCCCAGTTAGACGCTCACGGGAGCACCGATCACGATCACCATCAAGATCTCGCCACTCAAAGTATGGCAGTGATCGATCACATAGGGATGATAGGGACAGGTATAGCAGGTCTGGAAGAAGAGAGAGTGACCGATCCCGTGATCATCATTCGTCTAGTTCAAGGAGAAACAGGAGCAGAAGTAAAAGTCCAAGGCATAAGAAACCCTCCAGAGATGATTCTCGGTCACCCAAGCAGCAAAGAGAAGAAAGTATAAGTCCATCAAAATCAAGGTCAGCTCGGGCTGGTTCAAGGTCACCACGACCCCATAAAGGAAGCAAATCATCGCCAACTCGTGAACGCCATTCTCGCCGCACTAGGCATTCAAGATCCAGATCTCCTGAGAGAAAGCATCGTCACAGTGATAAAAAGGACAGCAGAAGGTCCGAGGTTCAGGATGACAAAAGAAGGTCTCATAGAGATAGAGGTAACAGAGGTGACAAAGATGAAAAGTCTGTAAAGGATGAAGTGGAAAGATCCCATAGAGGTAACAGAGGTGACAAAGATGATAGATCTGTGAAGGATGAAGTGGAAAGATCCCATAGAGGTAACAGAGGTGACAAAGATGAAAGGTCTGTAAAGGATGAAGCGGAGAGATCCCAAAGAGGTAACAGAGGTGACAAAGATGAAAGGTCTGTAAAGGATGAAGCGGAAAGATCCCGTAGAGGTGACAAAGATGAACATCCTGTACAGGATCCAGTGGAAGATAGAAGGGTGGATACTTCTGCTGCTGCACATAAGAGGAGCTCAACAGTATCTGAAGATGAAATTCTGAACAACAATAGTAGCAACCATAAGAAATCTAGACGTGATGATGGTTTGGAAGATGATGAAAGGAATGATGTGTGCGCTGCTGTTGCTGACATAAATGGGAAACATGGACCTGAAGTAGATGGCTCTTTAGGGGGCACTGGAGAATCTGCTATATGA